A window of Candidatus Binatia bacterium contains these coding sequences:
- a CDS encoding aldehyde dehydrogenase family protein yields MATPNFSNILVGGDWIPADGGTYDILNPATEELAGKAPNCSVAQVEAAAAAARHAFDEGPWPRMSGAERGEALANVAAAFRKAAPSLEEMTIAETGALKSYALHLQILHVAERFEMYAQHAREEDTTGLPPICREPVAGSSASLAAGIVVREPLGVVACISPYNFPMTNCAGKIGPALACGNTVVIKPPPQDPLGMTELARIVAEHLPPGVVNFISGPAPELGEALTTSPDVDMVSFTGSTAVGARIEEVSGRTMKRTLQELGGKSANIVFDDCDIAGALRGAMSVFAFHAGQICIAGTRVLVQESLYDDFTAKLAGAASQLKIGSPYEEGIQVGPVISRAQLERIEAYVESARAEGATIACGGGRPASMEKGYYFEPTLITDAHNQMKVAREEIFGPVVIAIPFKDEAEAIAIANDSDFGLYGYVWTKDPLRGMRVARALRTGTVQINGAPPNPQAPFGGFKMSGQGRDGGRFALDTYTETKYIGWAS; encoded by the coding sequence ATGGCGACACCAAATTTCAGCAATATTCTTGTCGGCGGGGACTGGATCCCGGCCGATGGCGGTACCTACGATATCCTGAACCCGGCAACCGAAGAGCTCGCGGGGAAAGCCCCGAATTGCTCGGTGGCGCAGGTTGAGGCGGCGGCTGCCGCGGCGAGACATGCGTTTGACGAGGGGCCCTGGCCCCGGATGAGTGGTGCCGAGAGAGGTGAAGCGTTGGCCAACGTCGCGGCAGCCTTCCGGAAGGCCGCGCCGTCGCTGGAAGAAATGACGATTGCGGAGACGGGTGCTCTGAAGAGCTACGCTCTCCATCTGCAGATTCTGCACGTTGCCGAGCGTTTCGAAATGTACGCCCAGCACGCTCGGGAAGAGGATACGACAGGCCTGCCTCCGATTTGTCGCGAGCCCGTCGCGGGTTCCAGCGCCTCATTGGCTGCAGGGATTGTGGTGCGCGAGCCTCTCGGGGTGGTGGCGTGCATCAGCCCTTATAATTTCCCCATGACCAATTGCGCGGGCAAAATCGGGCCTGCCTTGGCCTGCGGTAATACCGTCGTTATCAAGCCCCCCCCGCAGGATCCTCTCGGGATGACCGAACTGGCGAGGATTGTGGCCGAACACCTGCCACCGGGTGTCGTCAATTTCATCTCCGGACCTGCCCCGGAGCTGGGCGAGGCGCTGACCACCTCCCCGGATGTCGACATGGTTTCCTTCACCGGATCAACCGCTGTGGGGGCTCGGATCGAGGAGGTTTCGGGGCGGACCATGAAGCGCACCTTGCAGGAGCTGGGCGGAAAGTCTGCCAATATCGTGTTCGACGATTGTGATATCGCCGGCGCCTTGCGCGGCGCCATGAGCGTCTTTGCCTTTCACGCAGGGCAGATTTGTATCGCCGGTACGCGGGTTCTGGTGCAAGAGAGTCTTTACGACGATTTCACGGCGAAGTTGGCTGGCGCGGCCAGTCAACTCAAGATCGGATCGCCCTATGAAGAGGGTATTCAGGTCGGGCCGGTCATCTCGAGAGCGCAACTCGAACGGATCGAGGCTTATGTCGAATCGGCACGCGCCGAAGGGGCGACGATTGCTTGCGGTGGTGGTCGTCCTGCCTCCATGGAAAAGGGTTATTATTTCGAACCGACTTTGATTACCGACGCGCATAATCAGATGAAGGTGGCGCGCGAGGAGATTTTCGGTCCCGTCGTTATCGCCATTCCTTTCAAGGACGAAGCGGAAGCAATCGCGATTGCCAATGATTCCGATTTCGGCCTCTACGGCTATGTGTGGACGAAGGACCCCCTCCGCGGGATGCGCGTGGCACGTGCCTTGCGCACCGGTACCGTTCAGATCAATGGTGCACCGCCGAACCCGCAAGCACCTTTTGGCGGTTTCAAGATGAGCGGGCAGGGACGCGATGGCGGCCGGTTTGCTCTCGATACCTATACGGAAACGAAATATATCGGCTGGGCCAGCTAA
- a CDS encoding TetR/AcrR family transcriptional regulator, with the protein MNTRAEPKDLETEHPREAAREAKAALYREHILAMAEQVFGEQGYQRAKVQDISQRAGLSMGSIYALFPGKQQIFDDIMEKRRLEFLEIIREHTAKYEAPLECLEALSRAFIGYFHEHRDFLRMQLQLGAAWADGAIPAKARHHSEVAAEIHDLQLRIFQKGVATGAFIEEDPAYLETLFSGIDQIHLGHWLSHGGTETVEELTERFLRILRRTFVRTDN; encoded by the coding sequence ATGAATACACGCGCTGAACCAAAAGACCTGGAAACCGAGCACCCCCGAGAAGCCGCGCGGGAGGCCAAGGCGGCCCTCTATCGCGAACATATCCTGGCAATGGCGGAACAAGTCTTCGGCGAACAGGGCTACCAGCGCGCGAAGGTCCAGGATATTTCGCAACGGGCCGGCCTGTCGATGGGCTCGATCTACGCCCTTTTCCCGGGAAAGCAGCAGATATTCGATGACATCATGGAAAAGCGGCGTCTCGAATTTCTCGAAATCATTCGGGAACATACCGCGAAATACGAAGCTCCCCTTGAATGCCTCGAGGCGCTGTCGCGAGCATTTATAGGATATTTTCACGAACATCGTGATTTTCTCCGGATGCAACTCCAGCTTGGCGCTGCCTGGGCGGACGGAGCCATTCCGGCCAAGGCACGTCATCACTCGGAAGTGGCGGCTGAAATTCACGATCTACAGTTGCGTATCTTTCAAAAGGGCGTCGCAACCGGTGCCTTCATCGAGGAAGACCCCGCCTATCTGGAAACTCTTTTCAGCGGCATCGACCAGATCCACCTTGGTCATTGGCTTTCGCATGGCGGCACAGAAACTGTCGAGGAGCTCACCGAGCGCTTCCTGCGCATTCTGCGTCGTACTTTCGTCCGCACAGACAATTAG